One region of Mesobacillus boroniphilus genomic DNA includes:
- the paaD gene encoding 1,2-phenylacetyl-CoA epoxidase subunit PaaD: protein MLRDKIIEALQTVKDPEIDSVSIIELGMLDELEIHPDGVLIKLLPTFMGCPALDIIKNNVVKAVSSIDEVEKVDVKFIFHPPWTSDRVTELGREKLKEFGIAPPPRHIAETGEWQADCPYCGSTYTTMENLFGPTACRSILYCKACKNPFEAMKPVSTLM from the coding sequence ATGCTGAGAGATAAAATCATCGAAGCCCTGCAAACTGTTAAAGACCCTGAGATCGACAGTGTATCGATTATTGAACTCGGCATGCTTGATGAACTCGAAATCCATCCGGATGGAGTCTTGATCAAGCTATTGCCGACCTTCATGGGCTGCCCAGCGCTGGATATCATCAAAAACAATGTTGTCAAGGCAGTATCATCCATTGACGAAGTTGAAAAAGTCGATGTGAAATTCATCTTCCATCCGCCATGGACGTCAGATCGGGTAACTGAATTGGGCAGGGAAAAGCTGAAGGAATTCGGGATCGCCCCACCGCCAAGGCATATTGCTGAAACTGGCGAGTGGCAGGCGGATTGCCCATACTGCGGCTCCACGTATACGACGATGGAGAACCTTTTTGGACCCACTGCGTGCCGAAGCATTCTATACTGCAAGGCCTGCAAAAATCCATTCGAGGCAATGAAACCGGTATCAACCTTGATGTGA
- the paaC gene encoding 1,2-phenylacetyl-CoA epoxidase subunit PaaC, producing MRYGLEDALKNEAYRTAVTELLFQLADDDFILAYRGSEWLGLAPHIEEDVAFSSISQDTMGHAAMYYQLLHDLGAGDSDELAHARPAGERKNAILLEKVNGPGTYLTEPHYDWAFAVVRNYFYAQAKKVKIESLKNSSYQPLAEAAVKVNMELYYHLLHWKTWFSQLVSAGGEARTRMEAAIENAYVELGGLFTFGDKGNEFTNHNLIDSEEALRTRWVQMMSPVFASLSLELPEKFGMKSGNGRNGEHTSDLQTALDTLGEVYNFDPAASW from the coding sequence ATGAGATATGGACTTGAGGACGCTTTGAAAAATGAAGCATATCGCACTGCCGTCACTGAGCTCCTGTTCCAGCTTGCAGATGATGATTTCATTCTCGCATATCGCGGATCAGAGTGGCTTGGGCTCGCACCTCATATTGAAGAGGATGTTGCGTTCTCGTCGATCAGCCAGGATACGATGGGCCATGCCGCGATGTACTACCAGCTCCTTCACGACCTGGGCGCCGGTGATTCTGATGAGCTTGCACATGCCAGGCCGGCAGGAGAGCGGAAGAATGCGATCTTACTGGAGAAGGTGAACGGCCCGGGAACGTATTTGACGGAGCCGCATTATGATTGGGCTTTTGCCGTAGTGAGAAACTATTTTTACGCCCAGGCTAAGAAAGTAAAGATTGAATCACTGAAGAATTCATCATACCAGCCATTGGCCGAGGCGGCTGTTAAAGTGAATATGGAACTTTACTACCATCTGCTTCACTGGAAAACCTGGTTCTCACAGCTTGTGAGTGCTGGCGGAGAAGCAAGGACGAGAATGGAAGCTGCGATTGAAAATGCTTACGTTGAACTCGGAGGATTGTTTACTTTTGGGGATAAGGGAAATGAATTCACAAATCATAATTTGATAGATTCAGAGGAAGCTTTGCGAACAAGATGGGTACAAATGATGTCCCCGGTATTTGCATCCCTGAGCCTTGAGCTGCCAGAAAAATTTGGCATGAAGAGCGGAAATGGACGAAATGGCGAACATACATCTGATTTGCAGACTGCCCTTGATACATTAGGCGAGGTCTATAACTTCGATCCGGCAGCGAGCTGGTGA
- a CDS encoding trimeric intracellular cation channel family protein has product MTWEVLSMIGTVAFAISGAIIAMEEEFDIFGVYILGIVTAFGGGAIRNLLIGVPVSALWDQGLFFNLALLSITIVFLFPSNLLKHWQRWGNFFDAIGLAAFAIQGAIYASNMDHPISAVIVAAVLTGSGGGMIRDLLAGRKPLVLKAEIYAVWAVLAGLVIGLGMANKAVELYGLFGVITALRVLSYTYKWHLPVRKLRVH; this is encoded by the coding sequence ATGACATGGGAAGTTCTCAGCATGATTGGAACAGTAGCATTCGCGATCAGCGGTGCTATCATCGCAATGGAAGAGGAATTTGATATCTTCGGAGTTTATATATTAGGAATTGTTACAGCCTTTGGCGGCGGGGCAATCCGTAACCTCCTTATCGGGGTCCCGGTATCAGCACTTTGGGACCAGGGTTTATTCTTCAATTTGGCCTTGCTCTCAATCACAATCGTTTTTTTGTTTCCTAGCAACCTTTTAAAACACTGGCAGCGATGGGGCAACTTCTTTGACGCCATCGGGCTTGCAGCGTTTGCGATCCAGGGCGCGATTTACGCATCAAATATGGACCATCCAATAAGCGCAGTCATTGTAGCTGCTGTGTTGACCGGAAGCGGCGGCGGAATGATCCGTGACCTGCTCGCCGGCAGAAAACCATTAGTATTAAAGGCCGAAATCTATGCTGTCTGGGCCGTTCTTGCCGGTCTTGTCATTGGCCTTGGGATGGCCAACAAAGCTGTCGAGCTTTATGGACTCTTTGGGGTCATTACAGCACTTCGCGTACTTTCATATACTTACAAATGGCATTTGCCAGTCCGTAAGCTAAGAGTACACTAG
- a CDS encoding enoyl-CoA hydratase-related protein, giving the protein MNKNYEMIETTVKGQIGLIELNRPKVLNALNRQMVSEVLSAMEAYDQDADIKVIVLAGKGRAFAAGADIDEMMDADAISMETLNQFTDWDRLAWIKKPVIGAVHGFALGGAFELALCCDMLFAAENAEFGFPEVNLGVMPGAGGTQRLTKLVGKTKAMEWILSGKRISAKEALHYGIINSTFAEEVLMEETLKFADTIASQAPVAVRLIKESVLKAVDYPLYEGMQYERKNFYMLFATEDQKEGMRAFKEKRKPEFKGK; this is encoded by the coding sequence ATGAATAAAAACTATGAAATGATTGAAACAACTGTAAAAGGTCAAATTGGATTAATCGAGCTAAATCGCCCGAAGGTCCTGAATGCCCTGAACAGACAAATGGTTTCTGAGGTGCTATCCGCTATGGAAGCATATGACCAGGACGCTGACATTAAAGTGATTGTCCTCGCAGGCAAGGGCCGGGCGTTTGCTGCAGGCGCGGATATCGATGAAATGATGGACGCGGACGCGATCTCAATGGAAACGTTGAACCAGTTCACTGATTGGGACCGACTTGCCTGGATCAAGAAGCCGGTTATCGGGGCGGTGCATGGATTTGCCTTGGGCGGTGCATTTGAACTGGCGCTATGCTGCGATATGCTGTTCGCTGCCGAAAATGCGGAATTCGGGTTCCCAGAAGTCAATCTTGGCGTCATGCCGGGAGCAGGCGGTACGCAGAGGCTGACAAAGCTCGTCGGCAAAACGAAGGCGATGGAATGGATCCTCAGCGGCAAGCGCATCTCTGCAAAAGAAGCCCTTCACTACGGGATCATCAATTCTACTTTTGCCGAGGAAGTACTAATGGAGGAAACGCTCAAATTCGCAGACACAATCGCGAGCCAGGCTCCGGTAGCAGTAAGGCTCATCAAGGAATCAGTTTTGAAAGCGGTTGATTATCCTTTATATGAAGGAATGCAATATGAGCGCAAGAATTTCTATATGCTTTTTGCGACAGAAGACCAGAAGGAAGGCATGAGGGCTTTCAAGGAGAAACGGAAGCCAGAATTTAAAGGGAAATAA
- the paaB gene encoding 1,2-phenylacetyl-CoA epoxidase subunit PaaB: MSGNGFYQEFEVFSKRTDTSPMQYQFSLLAPNHELALIMAQENFMRREPVADIWVVKRDDVRKMSLEERQTLQRLDNKDYRNTKGYGYLKKKWRHYEQEMLDEKEILSWGGKQER, from the coding sequence ATGTCTGGGAATGGATTTTACCAGGAATTTGAGGTATTCAGCAAACGGACAGATACTTCACCGATGCAGTACCAGTTTTCATTGCTGGCTCCGAACCATGAGCTTGCACTTATAATGGCTCAGGAAAACTTCATGCGCCGGGAACCGGTTGCCGATATATGGGTCGTCAAGCGCGACGATGTCAGAAAGATGTCTTTGGAAGAGCGCCAGACTTTGCAAAGACTGGACAACAAGGATTATCGCAACACGAAGGGTTACGGCTATTTGAAGAAGAAATGGCGCCATTATGAGCAGGAAATGCTCGATGAAAAAGAGATTTTATCTTGGGGAGGGAAGCAGGAGAGATGA
- the paaA gene encoding 1,2-phenylacetyl-CoA epoxidase subunit PaaA — MENTLSFDQLTEEAKYEHFMKRIEAGEKIEADDWMPEDYRVTLIKLISMHGISEIMGALPEKEWVPKAPSLRRKLGIMAKVQDEMGHGQLLLRVAEDLMKPLGKSRENIIQDLLSGDLKFHNVFHMEAKTWGDAGLIGWLVDGAAIITQTNMLDASYGPYARALKRICAEEVFHAQHGEAIIMALAEGTEEQKAMIQDSLDRWWEALLMFFGPGDASTTGASKQDTTIKYNIRTKTNEELRQDFFTKYIPRVLSLGLKLPDETMHFDKETGMWQYKQPDWSKFKQIIKNNGPKSRERLRLREISYTNNKWVIDALSVKK, encoded by the coding sequence ATGGAAAATACATTGTCCTTCGATCAACTGACTGAAGAAGCTAAATACGAGCACTTCATGAAGCGGATTGAAGCTGGTGAGAAGATTGAGGCAGATGACTGGATGCCGGAGGACTATCGGGTGACACTGATCAAGCTGATTTCGATGCACGGCATCAGTGAAATAATGGGCGCCCTGCCAGAAAAGGAGTGGGTTCCAAAAGCCCCTTCGCTGAGAAGGAAGCTAGGTATCATGGCAAAGGTCCAGGATGAAATGGGGCACGGGCAGTTGCTGTTAAGGGTAGCAGAGGATTTGATGAAGCCTCTTGGGAAATCAAGAGAGAATATCATTCAGGATCTTCTATCTGGTGATCTGAAATTCCACAACGTCTTCCATATGGAGGCGAAAACATGGGGGGACGCTGGATTGATTGGCTGGCTCGTTGACGGAGCTGCCATTATCACACAGACGAATATGCTTGATGCCTCATATGGACCATACGCAAGAGCATTGAAACGCATCTGTGCTGAGGAAGTTTTCCACGCCCAGCACGGTGAGGCCATTATCATGGCGCTTGCAGAGGGAACGGAAGAGCAAAAAGCGATGATCCAGGACTCGCTTGACCGCTGGTGGGAGGCGCTGTTGATGTTCTTTGGACCGGGGGATGCCTCGACAACAGGAGCCTCCAAGCAGGACACGACGATTAAATACAATATCAGGACAAAAACAAATGAGGAGCTGCGCCAGGACTTTTTCACGAAATATATCCCTAGGGTTTTATCGCTTGGCTTGAAGCTGCCGGATGAAACAATGCATTTTGACAAGGAAACTGGCATGTGGCAATACAAGCAGCCTGACTGGAGCAAATTTAAGCAAATCATCAAGAACAATGGACCCAAATCCCGTGAGCGCCTGAGATTGAGAGAGATTTCCTACACCAACAACAAGTGGGTCATTGACGCATTGAGCGTAAAAAAATAA
- the glnA gene encoding type I glutamate--ammonia ligase, translating into MAKKFTKEDIIRLSKEENVKFIRLQFTDILGTIKNVEIPISQLEKALDNKMMFDGSSIEGFVRIEESDMYLIPDLDTWVIFPWTAEKGKVARLICDINNADGTPFAGDPRGNLKRVLKEMEELGFTNFNLGPEPEFFLFKLDVNGEPTLELNDNGGYFDLAPTDLGENCRRDIVLELEEMGFEIEASHHEVAPGQHEIDFKYADALTACDQIQTFKLVVKTIARKHGLHATFMPKPLFGVNGSGMHCNMSLFRNGENSFYDPSDKKLELSETAYQFIAGTLKHASGFTAVTNPTVNSYKRLVPGYEAPCYVAWSAKNRSPLIRIPASRGMSTRVEVRSVDPAANPYLAMAVLLAAGLDGIKNKLTPPASVDRNIYVMNKEERVEEGIDDLPPTLAAALDQLKKSEVISAALGDHILEHFIEAKEIEWDMFRTQVHPWEREQYMSMY; encoded by the coding sequence ATGGCAAAAAAGTTCACTAAAGAAGACATTATCCGCTTATCAAAAGAAGAAAATGTAAAATTCATTCGTCTGCAGTTCACTGACATTTTAGGAACAATCAAGAACGTTGAAATTCCAATCAGCCAGCTTGAAAAAGCGCTTGATAATAAAATGATGTTCGACGGATCTTCAATTGAAGGCTTCGTTCGTATCGAAGAATCTGATATGTACCTGATCCCTGATTTGGACACATGGGTAATCTTCCCTTGGACAGCTGAAAAAGGAAAGGTTGCACGTTTGATCTGTGATATTAATAATGCTGATGGCACACCATTTGCTGGTGACCCGCGTGGTAACCTGAAGCGTGTCCTAAAGGAAATGGAAGAGCTAGGCTTCACCAACTTCAACCTTGGACCAGAACCGGAATTCTTCCTGTTCAAGCTGGATGTGAACGGGGAGCCAACACTTGAATTGAATGACAACGGTGGTTATTTCGACCTTGCGCCAACAGACCTTGGTGAAAACTGCCGACGCGATATCGTGCTTGAACTTGAGGAAATGGGCTTCGAAATCGAAGCATCCCACCACGAGGTTGCTCCTGGACAGCACGAAATCGACTTCAAATATGCTGATGCTTTGACAGCTTGTGACCAAATCCAGACTTTCAAGCTTGTTGTAAAAACTATTGCACGTAAGCACGGCTTGCACGCTACATTCATGCCGAAGCCTCTGTTCGGTGTTAACGGCTCAGGAATGCACTGCAACATGTCATTGTTCCGCAACGGTGAGAACTCATTCTATGATCCATCCGATAAGAAACTTGAGCTAAGCGAAACTGCATACCAGTTCATCGCTGGAACGCTTAAGCACGCATCTGGATTTACAGCTGTAACAAACCCAACTGTAAACTCTTATAAGCGTCTAGTACCTGGCTATGAAGCACCTTGCTACGTTGCTTGGTCTGCAAAGAACCGTTCACCATTGATCCGTATCCCTGCATCACGTGGCATGAGCACGCGTGTTGAAGTCCGCAGCGTAGACCCTGCAGCGAACCCATACCTTGCAATGGCAGTATTGCTTGCAGCAGGTCTTGACGGAATCAAGAATAAATTGACTCCTCCTGCATCAGTAGACCGCAACATCTACGTGATGAACAAGGAAGAGCGTGTTGAAGAAGGAATCGATGATCTGCCACCAACATTGGCAGCAGCTCTGGACCAGCTGAAAAAGAGCGAAGTAATCAGCGCGGCACTAGGCGATCACATCCTTGAACACTTCATCGAAGCAAAAGAAATCGAATGGGATATGTTCCGCACTCAAGTTCATCCATGGGAACGCGAACAGTATATGAGCATGTATTAA
- a CDS encoding EthD family reductase, producing MVKLIAIYKHPQDKEAFDKHYFETHAPLTAKIPGLRKMEVTRIVGSPMGGEGKYYLMCEMYYDDHEALKAGMKSAEGKASGKDVMSFAGDLVTMMIGEEVNE from the coding sequence ATGGTAAAACTAATCGCAATTTACAAGCATCCACAGGACAAAGAGGCATTTGACAAGCACTATTTTGAAACGCATGCTCCACTTACAGCGAAAATTCCAGGACTTCGCAAAATGGAAGTGACACGCATCGTCGGGAGCCCAATGGGTGGAGAAGGCAAATATTATTTAATGTGCGAAATGTACTATGACGATCATGAAGCATTAAAAGCTGGGATGAAATCTGCTGAAGGTAAAGCTTCTGGGAAGGATGTTATGAGCTTTGCAGGTGATCTGGTCACGATGATGATCGGTGAAGAAGTGAATGAATAA
- a CDS encoding MerR family transcriptional regulator — MGGSEIRRNMPLFSIGIVMQLTDLTARQIRYYEEHELISPARTEGNKRLFSLNDIDKLLEIKDLIDQGVNMAGIKKIFNVQQQADISAAEKKQAEKTRGDLSDADLRKLLRKELLQAGRFNRSTDRGDMSRFFH, encoded by the coding sequence ATGGGCGGAAGTGAAATTCGCCGGAATATGCCACTCTTTAGCATCGGGATTGTCATGCAGCTGACAGACTTAACCGCAAGGCAGATTCGGTACTATGAAGAGCATGAATTGATTTCTCCGGCAAGAACAGAGGGCAATAAACGACTCTTTTCCTTAAATGATATTGACAAGCTCCTCGAGATCAAAGACTTGATCGACCAGGGAGTCAACATGGCAGGCATCAAGAAGATTTTCAATGTACAACAGCAAGCAGACATAAGTGCTGCTGAGAAAAAACAAGCTGAAAAAACGAGAGGAGATCTTTCCGATGCAGATTTGAGAAAATTACTTCGTAAAGAGCTTCTCCAGGCAGGTCGCTTCAACCGGTCAACCGATCGCGGCGACATGTCGAGATTTTTTCACTAA
- a CDS encoding phenylacetate--CoA ligase family protein → MILHEIETKSREYIEELQLQRLKVVVEKVAQRVPLYREKFEKTNFSPEMLISLADLEALPFTEKQDLRDNYPFGLFAVPQSDLVRVHASSGTSGKPTVVGYTQNDIEMWGEIVARAIALAGGEPGKFLHNAYGYGLFTGGLGLHYGSEKLGMVTVPVSGGNTQRQIMLIEDFKPEVICGTPSYILNIAETMEEMGKDPRQTSLKYGIFGAEPWSEEMRKTLEEKFNIKACDIYGLSEVIGPGVANECHEAQAGLHVAEDHFYVEVIDPETMKPVPDGEEGELVFTSLTKEAFPVIRYRTGDIASLTREKCSCGRTTVRMSRVKGRIDDMLIINGVNVFPSQIEHCLLAVPELAPHYQIQILQKRTLKVLELHVEMKEEYFTMIGEDPISDSVYQLEKGIQSLLKSQCLISMEVRVHRPKTIPRSEGKAVRIIDKTKEPIGS, encoded by the coding sequence TTGATTTTACATGAAATTGAAACAAAGAGCCGCGAGTACATTGAAGAACTCCAGCTTCAAAGGCTTAAGGTCGTTGTTGAAAAAGTCGCTCAGAGGGTGCCGTTATACCGTGAGAAATTCGAGAAAACCAATTTTTCTCCTGAAATGCTCATTAGTCTGGCTGACTTGGAAGCGCTTCCTTTTACAGAGAAGCAGGATCTTCGTGACAATTATCCATTTGGATTATTCGCAGTTCCTCAAAGTGATCTGGTCAGGGTCCATGCTTCATCTGGAACAAGCGGCAAACCGACAGTCGTAGGCTACACGCAAAATGATATCGAGATGTGGGGAGAGATTGTTGCAAGAGCGATCGCCCTAGCTGGAGGAGAACCGGGCAAGTTCCTCCATAATGCTTATGGTTACGGACTTTTTACCGGCGGACTGGGGCTCCATTATGGAAGTGAAAAGCTTGGGATGGTAACTGTTCCGGTATCTGGCGGTAATACCCAGAGGCAAATTATGTTGATCGAAGATTTTAAGCCTGAAGTCATTTGCGGCACTCCTTCTTACATTTTGAATATCGCTGAAACGATGGAGGAAATGGGTAAGGACCCTCGTCAAACCTCATTGAAATACGGGATTTTCGGTGCAGAACCATGGTCTGAAGAAATGAGGAAGACGCTAGAGGAGAAATTCAATATCAAAGCATGCGATATTTACGGCCTGAGCGAAGTAATCGGACCGGGAGTTGCTAATGAATGTCACGAAGCACAAGCGGGACTGCATGTTGCCGAAGACCATTTCTATGTCGAAGTAATCGATCCGGAAACAATGAAGCCGGTTCCTGATGGGGAAGAAGGGGAGCTCGTCTTCACTAGCCTTACGAAGGAAGCATTTCCGGTCATTCGCTACAGGACAGGGGATATTGCTTCATTGACGAGGGAGAAATGTAGCTGTGGGCGGACAACAGTGAGAATGTCGCGCGTCAAGGGCAGGATCGATGACATGCTGATCATCAACGGAGTCAACGTTTTTCCGTCACAGATTGAACACTGCCTGTTGGCAGTTCCTGAGCTTGCACCACATTATCAAATTCAAATTTTACAGAAACGAACGTTAAAGGTACTTGAGCTGCATGTTGAGATGAAAGAGGAATACTTTACGATGATCGGTGAGGATCCGATTTCTGATTCTGTATACCAGCTTGAAAAAGGAATTCAATCATTGCTAAAGAGCCAATGCCTGATTTCGATGGAGGTGCGTGTACACCGACCGAAGACTATTCCGCGCTCCGAAGGGAAAGCAGTACGGATTATCGATAAAACTAAGGAACCAATTGGATCCTAA
- a CDS encoding aminotransferase class I/II-fold pyridoxal phosphate-dependent enzyme produces MFTQLKNGQKLQPLVSKIEQQIAHVHKKIDERIDSNQFRVLQSFQKHRVSDSHFIPTTGYGYDDAGRETLEKIYAEVFGAEAGLVRPQIISGTHAISIALFGILRPGDELLYITGKPYDTLEEIVGIRGTGNGSLKEFGISYNTVDLTEKGEIDWSAVEKAIKPETKMIGIQRSKGYATRPSFTVEQIGEMVKFVKEIKSDVIVFVDNCYGEFVEELEPCHVGADLMAGSLIKNPGGGIAKTGGYIVGKEQYVESCSYRMTSPGIGAEAGASLYSLQEMYQGFFMAPHIVAQALKGAVFTAAMLDRLGMNSSPKWNAERTDLIQAVQFDDRDKMVAFCQAIQYASPINSHVTAHPAYMPGYEDDVIMAAGTFIQGASIELTADGPIRPPYVAYVQGGLTYSHVKMAVCIALDSLIEKGLILLK; encoded by the coding sequence ATGTTTACACAATTAAAAAACGGGCAGAAGCTGCAGCCGCTTGTAAGCAAAATTGAGCAGCAAATTGCACATGTGCACAAGAAAATCGATGAACGGATTGATTCAAACCAGTTCAGAGTATTGCAGAGTTTCCAGAAACATCGAGTGAGTGATTCTCATTTCATCCCGACCACCGGTTACGGATACGACGATGCTGGAAGGGAAACACTCGAAAAAATCTACGCCGAGGTGTTTGGAGCTGAAGCCGGACTAGTTCGGCCGCAAATCATTTCGGGAACTCATGCGATTTCCATCGCGCTCTTTGGGATCCTTCGACCTGGAGATGAGCTGTTATACATCACGGGAAAACCTTATGACACGCTTGAAGAGATTGTCGGGATACGCGGAACCGGAAACGGATCGTTGAAGGAATTTGGAATCTCTTATAATACTGTGGACCTTACAGAAAAGGGAGAAATCGATTGGAGTGCCGTCGAAAAAGCAATCAAGCCTGAAACCAAAATGATCGGCATCCAGCGCTCAAAAGGGTATGCGACGAGACCGTCTTTCACTGTTGAACAAATCGGTGAAATGGTGAAGTTTGTAAAAGAAATCAAATCCGATGTCATTGTTTTTGTTGACAACTGTTACGGTGAGTTTGTTGAGGAGCTTGAACCTTGCCACGTTGGTGCTGATTTAATGGCTGGCTCTTTGATTAAAAATCCTGGCGGTGGTATTGCCAAGACAGGCGGATACATCGTAGGCAAGGAACAATATGTAGAGTCATGTTCCTACCGGATGACATCCCCGGGAATCGGGGCAGAAGCCGGCGCTTCATTATATTCATTGCAGGAAATGTACCAGGGATTCTTCATGGCACCGCATATTGTCGCACAGGCCTTGAAGGGTGCTGTTTTCACAGCCGCAATGCTAGATCGTTTAGGAATGAATTCTTCGCCTAAATGGAATGCAGAACGAACGGATCTAATCCAGGCGGTCCAATTCGACGACCGAGATAAGATGGTTGCTTTTTGCCAGGCGATTCAATATGCATCCCCAATCAATTCTCATGTAACGGCACATCCTGCTTACATGCCTGGATATGAAGACGATGTGATTATGGCTGCTGGTACATTCATCCAGGGAGCGAGTATTGAATTGACCGCAGACGGACCGATCAGACCGCCTTATGTCGCGTATGTTCAGGGTGGCTTAACCTATTCCCATGTGAAGATGGCCGTATGTATTGCACTCGATTCTTTAATCGAAAAAGGTTTAATTCTTTTAAAATAG
- the hflX gene encoding GTPase HflX produces the protein MEQENVFEKVILVGCQTNEEEDLRFQYSMEELESLTETAKGNILMQVVQKRPKVHPATYIGKGKVEELQALEEELEPDLIIFNDELSPSQNRNLSAGLKARVIDRTQLILDIFAQRARSKEGKLQVELAQLQYLLPRLGGKGIEMSRLGAGIGTRGPGETKLESDRRHIRKRIDDIKTQLSVIVQHRDRYRERRKKNKTFQIALVGYTNAGKSTLFNRLTQAESFEENQLFATLDPMTRKAILPSGFTALLTDTVGFIQDLPTTLIAAFRSTLEEVREADLLLHVVDMSNEDYFSHEQTVNKLLEDLEVHQIPQITVYNKRDIAHQDFVPNAQNETAFISAFNEEDRRNLLLKIEQSIIGMMESFHVLVPSDEGKLLVQLKNETILRELAFDEEKQGYICKGYSLTDHQITGQLKRFSV, from the coding sequence TTGGAACAGGAAAACGTATTTGAAAAAGTGATTCTTGTTGGCTGCCAGACGAATGAAGAAGAGGATCTTCGTTTTCAATATTCGATGGAAGAACTGGAATCGCTTACGGAAACGGCAAAGGGAAATATCCTGATGCAGGTTGTCCAAAAGCGGCCAAAGGTCCATCCTGCTACATACATTGGCAAAGGGAAGGTGGAAGAGCTTCAAGCACTTGAGGAGGAGCTCGAGCCAGACTTAATTATCTTCAATGATGAACTGTCACCAAGCCAAAACCGCAATCTTTCTGCCGGCTTAAAGGCCAGGGTTATCGACCGTACACAGCTGATTCTCGATATATTCGCTCAAAGGGCTCGGTCCAAAGAAGGCAAGCTCCAGGTTGAACTTGCTCAGCTTCAGTACCTGCTGCCGCGCCTCGGCGGAAAAGGGATCGAGATGTCACGCCTGGGTGCCGGAATCGGGACAAGAGGACCTGGTGAAACAAAGCTGGAGTCAGATCGCCGGCATATCCGGAAACGGATTGACGATATTAAAACGCAATTGTCAGTCATCGTTCAGCACCGTGACCGCTATCGGGAACGCCGGAAGAAGAACAAGACGTTCCAGATTGCTTTAGTCGGTTACACGAACGCAGGAAAATCCACGCTGTTTAACCGGTTAACACAAGCAGAGTCATTTGAAGAAAATCAGTTATTCGCTACCCTGGACCCAATGACAAGGAAAGCGATTTTACCTAGTGGCTTTACGGCTCTTCTGACAGATACAGTCGGTTTCATCCAGGACTTGCCGACAACATTGATCGCCGCTTTTCGTTCGACACTGGAGGAAGTCCGGGAGGCGGATTTGCTTTTGCATGTAGTGGATATGTCGAATGAGGATTATTTTTCTCACGAACAGACTGTCAATAAATTGCTGGAGGACCTTGAAGTCCACCAAATCCCACAGATTACCGTCTATAATAAGCGGGACATCGCACATCAGGATTTTGTGCCAAACGCCCAAAATGAAACAGCGTTTATAAGCGCGTTCAATGAAGAAGACCGCAGGAATCTCCTTTTAAAAATCGAACAGTCAATCATTGGAATGATGGAGTCCTTCCACGTACTGGTACCGTCCGATGAAGGAAAGCTTTTGGTACAACTTAAAAATGAAACCATCCTGCGCGAGCTAGCTTTTGACGAAGAAAAGCAAGGCTACATTTGTAAAGGTTACTCTTTGACTGACCATCAAATTACCGGCCAGCTGAAACGATTTTCGGTATAA